From Leptospira venezuelensis, a single genomic window includes:
- a CDS encoding response regulator, whose product MIIDDEIQIRRLLRVALEKEGYKVEEAISVDDALSKVYMVRPDSIILDLGLPEKGGDEFLKKIRESGSKIPVLVLSVRDSEKDKILLLDNGADDYLTKPFGIGELLARIRVLLRHSSPEKTDVKVRIGLLELDFGTRKVLKEGKEVRLTPTEYSFLKLLATYPGKIVTQTQILKELWGPNQMAESGYLRVYVNQIRKKIEKDPSNPEILITEPGVGYFLKIDT is encoded by the coding sequence ATGATCATAGATGACGAGATCCAGATCCGTCGATTGCTCCGAGTTGCTCTGGAAAAGGAAGGTTATAAGGTAGAAGAAGCAATTTCAGTAGATGATGCATTATCAAAAGTTTATATGGTTCGTCCAGATTCTATTATCTTGGATTTAGGTTTACCTGAGAAAGGTGGGGATGAATTCCTAAAGAAGATAAGAGAGTCCGGTTCTAAAATTCCTGTATTAGTTTTAAGTGTTAGAGATTCAGAAAAAGATAAGATCCTTTTGCTGGATAATGGAGCAGATGATTATCTTACCAAACCTTTCGGCATTGGAGAATTACTCGCAAGGATTAGGGTATTATTAAGACATTCTTCTCCAGAGAAAACGGATGTTAAAGTCAGGATTGGCCTTTTAGAGTTGGATTTTGGGACTAGAAAGGTTTTGAAAGAAGGTAAGGAAGTCCGACTAACGCCTACTGAATATTCTTTTTTGAAACTATTGGCCACTTATCCGGGAAAGATAGTGACCCAGACTCAAATCTTAAAAGAACTCTGGGGACCAAATCAAATGGCGGAATCCGGCTATTTGAGAGTGTACGTAAATCAGATCCGCAAAAAGATAGAAAAAGACCCGAGTAATCCTGAAATTCTGATCACGGAACCCGGGGTCGGTTACTTTCTAAAAATAGATACTTAA
- a CDS encoding penicillin-binding transpeptidase domain-containing protein — translation MRLILSFSLVLLLLSCSVKTGTDSPLIQKEDLSLSDKKVCLFLAEMEEGTLLKVGEDNCKKSSPSMYVFQPVLALAALELGTLKDPHGYFPWDKAKYPYIRWQKEQNLRTSLESSTVWYFQKIWTDTGTTKLRSWLHSVGLPTSVPFEPSKSFWMDGGYSWTAEEFYLFLWKLFNGELDVRKKNLNSVLVGLERNPGEIKNPTGTHRLDGNFGNYSGFYSDSATGYAQGRSVSWYWFFWKGPKRSYLFLSRIESESETLSPLEAAKFGMEYLREKGFWEKYFSPSN, via the coding sequence ATGAGGCTAATATTAAGTTTTTCTCTTGTCCTACTTCTGCTTTCCTGTTCCGTAAAAACAGGAACAGACTCACCGCTCATACAAAAAGAAGATCTAAGTCTCTCCGATAAAAAAGTCTGTTTATTCCTAGCCGAAATGGAAGAAGGTACACTACTAAAAGTGGGAGAAGATAACTGTAAAAAAAGCTCCCCTTCTATGTATGTATTCCAACCTGTACTCGCTCTCGCGGCATTGGAACTTGGAACATTGAAAGATCCTCATGGATACTTTCCTTGGGACAAAGCCAAATATCCATATATCAGATGGCAGAAGGAACAGAATCTAAGAACTTCTTTAGAAAGTTCCACTGTTTGGTATTTTCAAAAGATCTGGACGGATACAGGAACCACTAAACTTAGAAGCTGGCTACATTCTGTTGGACTTCCTACCTCGGTCCCATTCGAACCTTCTAAATCCTTTTGGATGGATGGAGGATATTCTTGGACAGCTGAAGAATTCTATCTATTCTTATGGAAACTATTCAATGGAGAGTTAGATGTCAGAAAGAAAAACCTAAACTCGGTTTTAGTCGGCTTGGAAAGAAATCCCGGAGAGATTAAAAATCCAACCGGCACTCACAGATTGGATGGCAACTTTGGGAACTATTCTGGTTTTTATTCTGATTCAGCAACAGGATATGCGCAAGGAAGATCGGTCTCTTGGTATTGGTTCTTCTGGAAAGGACCAAAAAGATCTTATCTATTCTTATCTAGAATAGAAAGTGAATCCGAAACCTTATCTCCATTAGAGGCTGCAAAATTCGGGATGGAATATCTAAGAGAAAAAGGCTTTTGGGAAAAATATTTCTCTCCTTCAAACTAA
- a CDS encoding sensor histidine kinase: MRPAEENRPDPDELLSRIGGENSKTRGKLKIFFGMAAGVGKTFEMLRDAQKAKSEGVDVWIGYLETHNRKETEAQAEGLSIIPRKRFKYKSVDLEEMDLDAILEKKPDLILIDELAHTNVPGSRHPKRYQDVLEILDQGINVYSTLNVQHLESRAGIVEEISGAPVGERVPDSILEIADEVELIDLVPDDLIKRLKEGKVYPSDKVPQALHSFFKVPNLTALRELSLNFTSKLVDRELSRLEPTKDSKLSDKILVAVSSSPQAANLIRYAKRISFGLKCPLVAVHVDDGNVLAREAKDLIRENLALARELGAEILNFSDRDPVLGIVRAINRTKATHVVIGRSGKSKLSKVLTGGSFVEKLSEQPGDFQILLAPTEIIKEVTKVRLGFFTKGTRSKPIQYFLSFLALLGITSFNLLLNIFAGYWSIGLVYLFFIMFVALFAGRGPVLVTASLSAIFWNFLFIPPKFTFYIEKVEDWMMFGTYFVLALVLGVLTTRLRDREEALQAGEEALSGLYRLSVALSKTHSVDEIASVAIETIEETFQSSVLILLTDQDLYLSHTPHPKSGFKLDMKESALAAWTFQNRKPSGKDTDTVPMSKGLYLPLLTPGGCFGVVGLDRENKESLELEEETLLFSMLNQIALALERIQLLGIRANAKLVEESEKFYSALFNSVSHDFRTPLTVIRASLDLLEAGAKKDEKERSQLFSEIRIAYKKLDRLVVDLLDMSRLESGRLMLDLQWEDPIDLVNETIQIAEYEKGEHTLSVQTDDSMPLVRMDRRLMIQVLVHLLQNAFLHTEKNSTVIVRASVPKDHLLLTVEDNGPGIPVGQEDRIFEKFTKVSGSMQGTGLGLSICKGLVEAQGGKIWAENRQEGGARFLIRIPVLTFPPLGDSIV; this comes from the coding sequence TATTCCGAGAAAAAGATTTAAATATAAATCGGTTGATTTGGAAGAAATGGATCTGGATGCGATTCTGGAGAAAAAACCGGATCTGATATTAATAGATGAACTTGCTCATACAAATGTTCCTGGTTCTAGACATCCAAAAAGATACCAAGACGTTCTGGAAATTTTAGACCAAGGAATAAATGTTTATTCTACTTTGAATGTACAACATTTGGAAAGTAGGGCGGGCATAGTAGAAGAAATTTCGGGTGCTCCTGTTGGGGAAAGAGTTCCAGACTCTATTTTAGAAATTGCTGATGAAGTCGAATTGATCGATCTTGTACCTGATGACCTAATCAAACGTTTGAAAGAAGGTAAGGTTTATCCTTCTGACAAGGTTCCCCAGGCCTTACATTCTTTTTTTAAGGTCCCAAATCTAACCGCTCTTAGGGAACTTTCTTTAAATTTTACCTCTAAACTTGTGGACCGAGAGCTTTCTAGATTAGAGCCAACAAAAGACTCCAAACTTTCAGATAAAATATTAGTGGCAGTGTCTTCTTCTCCGCAAGCAGCTAATTTGATACGTTATGCAAAACGGATTTCCTTCGGATTAAAATGTCCTTTGGTTGCAGTACATGTGGACGATGGGAATGTATTGGCTCGAGAAGCGAAGGATCTGATAAGGGAAAACTTAGCTCTTGCGCGAGAGTTGGGTGCAGAGATCCTGAATTTTTCAGATAGAGATCCAGTTCTTGGGATCGTAAGAGCAATTAATCGTACTAAGGCGACTCATGTAGTCATTGGAAGAAGTGGTAAGTCTAAACTTTCTAAAGTTTTAACAGGTGGTTCATTTGTAGAAAAACTGAGTGAACAACCTGGAGATTTTCAAATACTTCTTGCCCCTACTGAAATTATTAAAGAGGTAACTAAAGTCCGGTTAGGATTTTTTACGAAAGGGACCAGATCTAAACCAATCCAATATTTTCTTTCCTTTTTAGCATTACTTGGTATCACTTCTTTTAACCTTTTGTTAAACATTTTTGCAGGTTATTGGTCGATTGGACTAGTATATCTGTTTTTTATAATGTTTGTGGCTTTATTTGCAGGAAGAGGTCCTGTTTTAGTCACTGCTTCTTTGAGCGCTATCTTCTGGAACTTTTTATTCATCCCTCCTAAGTTTACCTTCTATATTGAAAAAGTAGAAGATTGGATGATGTTCGGAACTTATTTCGTATTAGCCTTAGTCTTAGGAGTCCTCACCACGAGGTTAAGGGATAGAGAAGAAGCATTGCAAGCAGGTGAAGAGGCACTCTCCGGTCTTTATCGACTTTCAGTAGCATTATCTAAAACCCATAGCGTGGATGAGATCGCATCAGTTGCCATAGAGACAATCGAGGAGACATTCCAATCTTCGGTTTTGATCTTGCTCACGGATCAGGATTTGTATCTTTCTCACACTCCTCATCCAAAAAGTGGCTTTAAGCTCGATATGAAAGAGTCAGCTCTTGCAGCTTGGACTTTTCAAAATAGAAAACCGTCCGGAAAAGATACTGACACTGTTCCAATGTCTAAAGGCTTGTATCTTCCTTTACTCACTCCAGGAGGATGTTTCGGAGTGGTGGGACTCGACAGAGAAAATAAGGAAAGTCTGGAATTAGAAGAAGAGACTCTTTTGTTTTCTATGTTAAACCAAATTGCTTTAGCATTAGAAAGAATACAATTACTTGGAATTCGTGCAAATGCAAAGCTAGTGGAAGAATCCGAAAAATTTTATTCCGCGTTATTTAATTCAGTCAGTCATGATTTCAGAACCCCTTTGACTGTGATCCGTGCATCATTGGATCTCTTGGAAGCTGGCGCCAAAAAGGATGAAAAAGAAAGGTCTCAGCTATTTTCTGAAATAAGAATCGCTTATAAAAAATTAGATAGATTGGTAGTGGATCTTCTGGATATGTCCAGATTGGAATCAGGAAGATTGATGTTAGATCTCCAATGGGAAGACCCTATAGATCTGGTGAATGAGACGATTCAGATTGCAGAATATGAAAAGGGAGAACATACATTATCAGTCCAAACAGATGACAGTATGCCTCTTGTTAGAATGGATAGAAGACTGATGATACAAGTTTTGGTGCATCTTTTGCAAAATGCATTTTTACATACTGAAAAAAATAGTACGGTTATAGTAAGAGCAAGTGTTCCGAAGGATCATCTTCTATTAACGGTAGAGGATAATGGACCAGGGATTCCGGTTGGACAAGAGGATAGAATTTTCGAAAAATTTACCAAGGTTTCAGGTTCTATGCAAGGAACGGGTCTTGGACTTTCTATATGCAAAGGACTTGTGGAAGCGCAAGGTGGAAAGATCTGGGCGGAGAATAGACAAGAAGGGGGAGCTAGATTCCTGATTAGGATCCCCGTGCTTACTTTTCCTCCTTTGGGGGATTCAATTGTCTAG
- a CDS encoding cation:proton antiporter yields the protein MKRNAIFYITLLLLSFGAFFFITKQGKSLEIGKVAGIESSSSTSVESTEDPIDIWKKAGSKLWKGFHEPLPLLLLQIGVVIAATRVMGKLAVIARQPFVVGEILAGILLGPSLFGLLFPEQYQFLFPKVSLSSLQLLSQIGLVFFMFVVGMELDIKILRNQADSAILISHASILLPFLLGAILALSIYKTLAPPEVTFLSFSLFMGIGMSITAFPVLARIVQERGLTKTKLGGLALTCAASDDLTAWCLLAIVIALVQAGGLLAALFTIILAIIYVIIMWKIVQPAMHRAGRIFTNREAFTKMAVALFLLFPIASAWITESIGIHALFGAFLAGVVMPDKPKLRTLLAEKVEDLSTAIFLPLFFALTGIRTQIGLLNQGNLWWDFLMVLTVAIVGKFAGSTIAARASGNNWKDSLSLGALMNTRGLMELIVLNIGYDIGVLSSEIFSMMVLMALVTTYMTGPSLNLIERIFSVVKDKREEGILLAFALHSRGVDLLRLASGLFQNGNKTKEVTALHLTPDSWISGKTAQKYEKKSFEPLFKLSKELGIKLKTLYKPSDNVTRDILKTIQSGNYNIFLTGGARSLFSDDVLGGKIRTLLSESETNAGILVAEKLKDLDRFILAVYSDKDIKLLGFALAMAKKIGAKLSIWDPKGKVLQFSQKERNLLKKEKITILKGENPQVLSEADLVICDLETWEEETEFRNWELSDGSGLFLVRYKE from the coding sequence ATGAAACGAAACGCGATTTTCTACATAACTCTGTTATTACTTTCTTTCGGAGCCTTTTTCTTTATAACAAAACAAGGCAAGTCATTAGAAATAGGTAAAGTTGCCGGAATTGAATCCAGCTCTTCCACCTCGGTCGAGTCCACAGAAGATCCAATAGATATTTGGAAAAAAGCTGGGTCAAAACTATGGAAAGGTTTCCATGAACCCCTTCCACTCCTATTATTACAAATCGGAGTCGTAATTGCAGCTACTCGAGTAATGGGTAAACTTGCAGTCATTGCAAGACAACCCTTCGTAGTAGGAGAAATACTTGCAGGTATATTATTAGGCCCATCTTTATTCGGGTTATTATTCCCTGAACAGTATCAATTCCTATTTCCCAAAGTCTCTTTAAGTTCCTTACAACTATTAAGCCAGATTGGTCTGGTGTTCTTCATGTTCGTTGTAGGAATGGAATTGGATATAAAGATACTTAGAAACCAAGCTGATTCTGCAATACTCATCTCACATGCAAGTATTCTTCTTCCATTTTTACTCGGAGCCATCTTAGCACTTTCCATTTACAAAACATTGGCTCCTCCTGAGGTAACATTCTTATCCTTCTCCTTATTTATGGGAATAGGAATGAGTATAACCGCCTTTCCCGTGCTCGCCCGAATTGTCCAAGAAAGAGGACTTACCAAAACAAAATTAGGAGGCCTCGCACTTACCTGTGCCGCTTCCGATGATTTAACCGCTTGGTGTTTACTTGCAATAGTGATCGCTCTTGTGCAAGCAGGAGGACTTTTAGCAGCCTTATTCACCATAATACTAGCGATCATTTATGTTATTATAATGTGGAAGATCGTACAGCCTGCGATGCATAGAGCAGGAAGAATTTTCACAAACAGAGAAGCATTCACCAAAATGGCAGTGGCATTGTTTCTTCTCTTCCCGATCGCTTCCGCTTGGATCACTGAATCCATCGGAATACATGCATTATTTGGAGCTTTCTTGGCAGGTGTTGTCATGCCAGACAAACCAAAGCTTAGGACTCTTCTCGCTGAAAAAGTAGAAGATTTAAGTACCGCAATCTTTCTTCCACTATTCTTTGCACTAACCGGAATCAGGACTCAGATTGGTCTACTGAACCAGGGAAATTTATGGTGGGATTTCCTAATGGTACTTACAGTCGCTATTGTAGGAAAATTTGCAGGAAGTACAATCGCCGCAAGAGCATCCGGAAACAACTGGAAAGATTCCCTGTCCTTGGGCGCACTCATGAATACTAGAGGGCTAATGGAATTAATTGTACTCAATATCGGTTATGATATAGGAGTATTATCCTCAGAAATCTTCTCTATGATGGTGTTAATGGCATTGGTCACAACATATATGACCGGTCCAAGTTTAAATCTAATAGAGAGAATTTTCTCAGTAGTAAAAGATAAAAGAGAAGAAGGTATACTACTCGCTTTCGCATTACATTCCAGAGGAGTAGATCTTTTAAGACTAGCTTCCGGATTATTCCAAAACGGAAACAAAACAAAAGAAGTAACTGCACTTCACCTTACTCCTGATTCTTGGATCTCAGGAAAAACCGCTCAAAAATACGAGAAAAAAAGTTTCGAACCTTTATTTAAACTTTCTAAAGAACTTGGGATCAAACTTAAGACCCTATACAAACCTTCTGATAATGTAACAAGAGACATTCTTAAAACGATCCAATCAGGAAATTATAATATATTCCTGACTGGAGGAGCAAGATCCTTATTCAGCGACGACGTACTCGGTGGAAAGATCAGGACACTTCTTTCTGAATCGGAAACAAACGCGGGAATACTGGTCGCAGAAAAATTAAAGGATCTAGATCGTTTTATCTTAGCAGTTTATTCAGACAAAGACATAAAACTATTAGGATTTGCCCTTGCAATGGCTAAAAAGATAGGAGCCAAACTTTCTATCTGGGATCCAAAAGGTAAAGTTCTGCAATTCTCCCAAAAGGAAAGAAATCTTCTTAAAAAAGAAAAAATCACAATCTTAAAAGGGGAAAATCCTCAGGTTCTTTCCGAAGCAGATTTAGTAATTTGTGATCTTGAAACTTGGGAAGAAGAAACCGAATTTAGGAATTGGGAACTTTCAGACGGTTCGGGTCTATTCTTAGTACGTTATAAAGAATAA